The following is a genomic window from Flavobacterium sp..
TTGGCATTTCTACCCATTCTATCGCATCGATGTAAACGCCTAAATACCAAGCGTCAACTTCATCAGGATGCAATTGTGCTAACAACGAAAAATTTCCAATGACCATCAATCGCTGAATGTGATGCGCATACGCTTCCGATAAACTTTGGGAAATCGAATGTTGCATGCATTTCATTTTAGTTTTTCCTGTCCAAAAGAATTCTGGTAATGGGTTGTAGTTTTCTAAAGCGTTCATTTTAGAATAATTCGGCATTTCTTTCCAATAAATTCCTCTGACATATTCGCGCCAGCCAATAATTTGTCGCACAAAACCTTCTACTTGCGCCAATTCAATGGTTTCTTGATTTTGATAATAGTACGAAATCACAGCATCGACTACTTCTTTCGGACGAATCATTTTTGAATTCATCGCAAAAGATAAACGCGAATGAAACAGAAATTTATGTCCAGAAAATAACGAATCTTGATACGTGCCAAAATGTTCCAACAAATGTTCACAGAAATAATCAATCAATTGCAAACTTTCCTTTCTTGAAGTCGGCCAATTGAAATTTTCTACATCAATACTTCCAAACACAATGATGTTTTTTACTTCAATTTCAGCAACAATTTCATTTACATTTTTATGAAATTCCAAAGGAAAAGGAATTGGCACTTCGTTTTTATATTGATTACGATTGTTATGATCAAAGTTCCATTTACCATCTAACGGTTGATTGCCGACCATTAAAATACCGTGTTTTTTGCGCATCATACGATAGAAACTTTCCATCAAAAGTTGTTTTTTTCCTTTGAAAAAATCCGCTAATTCATTTCTTGAAGTATAAAAATGTTCGGAATCTACTGCTTTTGTTAGAATGGAAAGTTTTCCGCAAATGGATTTCAATTGTTCGTCTAAACGATATTCATCGGGAAATTGGTATTCAAATTGTTCAATTTTATTCTTTTCAACCAAATCCAAAATCAATTGTTCTAAATTCTGTGGATTATTTGCGTCCGAAATTTTGTAAAACAAAACTTGATGACCTTTATTCATCAGTTGCTCAGAGAAATTTCGCATCGAAATAAAAAACGCCACAACTTTTTGAATGTGATGTTTTACATAATTCGTTTCCTGACGCATTTCTGCCATCACATATATCACATTCGGATTGACTTCATCAAACCAAGAATGTTCCGAATTAAGTTGGTCACCTAATACTAATCGAAGTGTTTTCATTTAGAATAATTCAGGAATTAACCACATTTTCTGAAATTTTCCATCGCTATCATACATTTCTGCTTGTCGTTTAATGTTGAATTTCCTATCTCTAGGGTCGTTGCCAACACCAGCATTGTAAATCCAATTACCGTAATTGCTGTGAACATCGTAATCTAACAACATACTTTCAAAATAGGCAGCACCAATGCGCCAATCTTGTTCCCACTCTTTTGCCCAATAACTTGCCACATTTTGTCTGCCGCGATTACTCATCCAACCTGTTTTTTGTAATTCAATCATGTTGGCATTTACAAAATGTTCAGGTGTCGTCCCGTTTGTCCACTGGTTGAAAGCTTTTGTGTTTTGGTTCCAATGGTATTCTTTTTGCAAAATCCCATTCAATTGGAAAATTTTGTTGCCGTATTTTAGCGAAATATATTTAAAATAATCACGCCAAATCAATTCAAAAATCAACCAATACGTATCTTCGTTTTTAACTACTTTTTTCTCAAATTGTTGCACTTCCCAATAAATCATGCGTGCCGAAATACTACCATTTGCCAACCAAGCCGAAAGTTTCGAACTATAATCTTTTCCGACTAAACCATTTCGAGTTTTCTTATAAACTGCTAATTTTTTGGTGTCCCAAAAGTATTCTTTGATTCTTTTTTTAGCTTGATTTTCGCCCCCTTTAAAAGGGAAAGCAGTTTTGTTAGGTTGCTTGAACTCATCAAATCCTAAATCTTCTAATGTTGGAATTGTGGATTTTTCTTCAATTAGATTAGAAATCGGTTTTGTTGAAATGGCAACTGTTGGTCGCACTCGAATTTTCTTTTCCAATTGCTTTCTAAATTCCGTAAAAACTTCTGGAATTTTCTCCCAATTTTCATAAGGAACATCATCAGGATGGAATAAAAATTGATCGTAATAGGTTTTCCAACTCACCGCTGGAATTAAATTACGAACTTTATTTTCTATATCAAGTTCTTCTTGTGTCCATTCGTTTTGAACATAGATTGAATCAATTTTATATTCTGCAGCTATTTCCGGAATCAATTGTTCTGGATAACCGTAATAAACTAATAATGTGATATTTTTCTCAGCTAGATTTTCTTGTAATTCGGTTACCGTTTCCAGAAGAAATTGGGTTCTAAATTTTTCTGTTTTCTTGAAACCGTATCGGGTTGTTTCGAAATGTCTTGGATCTAAACAATAGATACCCATTACTTTTTCGTTTTCTCTGCATGCATTGTGCAACGAATGATTGTCAATCGTACGTAAATCGTTTCTAAACCATATTAATCCGTTCATGCTATTTGTTTTTTATTCATTCTGCATTTATCACTACAATACATTACTTCATTCCAATTTTTCTCCCATTTCTTGCGCCACGAAAATGGAAGTTGGCAAGTTTTACATATTTTTTCTGGAAGATTTACTTTTTTATGAGCCATTATAGCATCGAAGTTGAAGGTTTATCTGGTCGTGCATAATGAAACCTGTCTGATAATTTTGGAACACAATAGCCATCCAAACCATTAATTGCTACTACATTTCCTCTATCTAACTGCATCCAATTATCATCATGAAACAGTTTTTCATCAGCATAAATGGTTTCAATAGAAGCAATAATATGGATACAATCATTTTCTTCAATTTTGTATTCATTCACGTATTTACAAAGTAATTGTACTGGACTTCCTTTTATAAATGGTGCTTTGTGATTGTCAATAAACTCAGGTTCTAAATTAGTTTTATCAAATTCAGAAATATGTTCTTCGTAGCTTGAAGAAGTATGATGTGCATCGGCAATCATTTCTTCTGTAATGTGATTTACAGTAAAATAGCCTGTTTTTTTTATGTTTTCATATGTATCTCTTGGAACCGTTGTAGGTCTTAAAATAAATCCTATTAATGGCGGTTCGCTTCCTAAATGAGTTACACTACTAAATATCGCTACGTTCAAAATACCTCCAGATGAAATCGTTCCGATTAAGTTAGCAGATTTATAACCAGTAACACAATTAACCAAGTTTAGTCTCGGTACTTTTGACATGTAATATAATTCGTCCTTAGTAAACTTTTTCATTGTAATTTTTATTCAAAGATACATTTTGTTTAACATATAAATAAAAAAATTAAACAAAAAATAGTTTCCAAATGAAAAATCTGATAAATGTCAGCTATTAAATTTTATTATTCCGTATTTTTGCAGTCCAAATTTTTACAATATCTTCATGCAAACGCCACAGAAAATTGCTGTTGTAGGTTCTGGATTAGTAGGAACTTTATTAGCAATCTATTTAAAAAGAGCCGGACACTTTGTTCATGTTTACGATAGAAGTCCTGATATTAGAACAGTTGAATTTTCAGGACGTTCCATTAATTTGGTAATGTCAAATCGTGGGTGGAAAGCATTGGAAGATGTCGGACTAGATGAAGAAATTAGACAAATTGGTATTCCAGT
Proteins encoded in this region:
- a CDS encoding flavin reductase family protein — translated: MKKFTKDELYYMSKVPRLNLVNCVTGYKSANLIGTISSGGILNVAIFSSVTHLGSEPPLIGFILRPTTVPRDTYENIKKTGYFTVNHITEEMIADAHHTSSSYEEHISEFDKTNLEPEFIDNHKAPFIKGSPVQLLCKYVNEYKIEENDCIHIIASIETIYADEKLFHDDNWMQLDRGNVVAINGLDGYCVPKLSDRFHYARPDKPSTSML
- a CDS encoding DASH family cryptochrome; its protein translation is MNGLIWFRNDLRTIDNHSLHNACRENEKVMGIYCLDPRHFETTRYGFKKTEKFRTQFLLETVTELQENLAEKNITLLVYYGYPEQLIPEIAAEYKIDSIYVQNEWTQEELDIENKVRNLIPAVSWKTYYDQFLFHPDDVPYENWEKIPEVFTEFRKQLEKKIRVRPTVAISTKPISNLIEEKSTIPTLEDLGFDEFKQPNKTAFPFKGGENQAKKRIKEYFWDTKKLAVYKKTRNGLVGKDYSSKLSAWLANGSISARMIYWEVQQFEKKVVKNEDTYWLIFELIWRDYFKYISLKYGNKIFQLNGILQKEYHWNQNTKAFNQWTNGTTPEHFVNANMIELQKTGWMSNRGRQNVASYWAKEWEQDWRIGAAYFESMLLDYDVHSNYGNWIYNAGVGNDPRDRKFNIKRQAEMYDSDGKFQKMWLIPELF
- a CDS encoding cryptochrome/photolyase family protein, coding for MKTLRLVLGDQLNSEHSWFDEVNPNVIYVMAEMRQETNYVKHHIQKVVAFFISMRNFSEQLMNKGHQVLFYKISDANNPQNLEQLILDLVEKNKIEQFEYQFPDEYRLDEQLKSICGKLSILTKAVDSEHFYTSRNELADFFKGKKQLLMESFYRMMRKKHGILMVGNQPLDGKWNFDHNNRNQYKNEVPIPFPLEFHKNVNEIVAEIEVKNIIVFGSIDVENFNWPTSRKESLQLIDYFCEHLLEHFGTYQDSLFSGHKFLFHSRLSFAMNSKMIRPKEVVDAVISYYYQNQETIELAQVEGFVRQIIGWREYVRGIYWKEMPNYSKMNALENYNPLPEFFWTGKTKMKCMQHSISQSLSEAYAHHIQRLMVIGNFSLLAQLHPDEVDAWYLGVYIDAIEWVEMPNTRGMSQYADGGIVATKPYVSSGSYINKMSNYCGSCHYNVKDKLGEKACPFNSLYWHFLDEKKQHFANNQRMSMMLALLRKMKPEELAATKEKAISILEDVESL
- a CDS encoding DUF2256 domain-containing protein, producing MAHKKVNLPEKICKTCQLPFSWRKKWEKNWNEVMYCSDKCRMNKKQIA